In the genome of Fimbriimonadia bacterium, one region contains:
- a CDS encoding DUF4445 domain-containing protein, whose amino-acid sequence MSDHTIMVLPDALPLHAEQGQQLLDALHEFRHFIPADCGGLGTCGKCRVQVLQGQSTLNDIERKQLTELEIDQGMRLACQQRVEGDLLIALPLRVETEDETKTRGVESLGDYPLDHGITKSAITIPQNASEDARSWLQVAGLKPSETSLLRVARSLAKLRASGKESATCVYSDGQLLALEEGDTRGEAFALAVDIGTTTVAGYLVSLNGDGVVAAASCANSQGRWGSDVLSRITAVTEQDSRLFEMQREVRDDINRLIAEMCRRAKVRQQRIYRLCVVGNPTMACLMLGIHPVTLGMSPYAPLTTEEIVFVPSELHISLPDTTRCVFAPCVSGYVGADLVAAAVATDLDRRDELAFLLDVGTNGETLLGNRHSILGGSNAAGPAFEGARISQGMRASRGAIERVRIDGEGVHLGVIGNAQPRGICGSGLIDAVAALLDSGVVEPTGKVLPPEECPPFLRERVVPTQGGYGFVLATESETALGRPVMLTQRDIREVQLATGAIAAGRRILCREAGLDETDLPRVLVAGAFGSHIDPVAAMRIGLLPRVPLERVEGVGNAAGYGACMMAMNREAERRGRKIAASTRYVEFARQPDFQDLFVESMLFPGG is encoded by the coding sequence ATGAGCGATCACACTATCATGGTGCTGCCCGATGCGCTGCCGCTGCACGCCGAACAAGGCCAACAACTGCTCGATGCCCTCCACGAGTTCCGACACTTCATCCCCGCCGATTGCGGTGGTCTGGGTACCTGTGGCAAGTGCCGCGTGCAGGTGCTACAAGGTCAATCCACGCTGAACGACATCGAGCGCAAACAGCTCACGGAGCTGGAGATTGACCAAGGCATGCGACTCGCGTGTCAACAGCGAGTGGAAGGCGACTTGTTGATTGCCCTTCCGCTCCGAGTGGAGACGGAAGACGAGACCAAGACCCGTGGCGTGGAGTCCCTTGGCGATTACCCGTTGGATCATGGCATCACGAAGAGTGCTATCACGATCCCGCAGAATGCTTCCGAAGATGCGCGGTCGTGGCTGCAGGTGGCTGGCCTGAAGCCGTCCGAGACGTCGCTGTTACGGGTAGCGCGATCGCTGGCTAAGCTCCGAGCGTCGGGTAAGGAGAGCGCCACGTGTGTGTACTCGGACGGGCAGTTGCTCGCACTGGAGGAAGGCGACACTCGTGGCGAGGCGTTCGCACTGGCGGTGGACATCGGCACTACCACCGTGGCAGGCTACCTTGTCTCCCTGAATGGTGATGGGGTGGTGGCAGCGGCTTCGTGCGCGAATAGCCAAGGACGCTGGGGCTCGGACGTGTTGAGCAGGATCACCGCCGTGACCGAGCAGGACAGTCGCCTGTTCGAGATGCAGCGAGAGGTGCGAGACGATATCAACCGCCTGATTGCAGAGATGTGCCGACGTGCGAAGGTTCGGCAGCAGCGCATCTATCGGCTGTGTGTGGTAGGAAATCCGACGATGGCCTGCTTGATGCTCGGCATTCATCCTGTTACGTTAGGCATGTCACCATACGCTCCGCTGACGACCGAGGAGATCGTCTTTGTCCCATCGGAGTTACACATCTCGCTGCCCGATACCACGCGGTGTGTGTTCGCGCCGTGTGTATCGGGGTACGTAGGTGCCGACCTGGTAGCAGCGGCGGTTGCGACGGACCTGGACCGAAGGGACGAGTTGGCGTTCCTGTTGGACGTCGGCACGAACGGCGAGACGCTGTTGGGCAATCGGCATAGCATTCTGGGTGGTAGCAATGCCGCGGGTCCTGCGTTCGAGGGTGCGCGCATCAGTCAGGGTATGCGAGCGAGCCGGGGTGCGATAGAGAGGGTTCGGATAGACGGCGAAGGAGTCCACCTAGGCGTGATCGGTAATGCACAGCCACGCGGCATCTGTGGGTCGGGATTGATTGACGCTGTGGCAGCGCTGTTGGATTCCGGCGTGGTAGAGCCGACGGGCAAAGTGCTGCCACCCGAAGAGTGTCCGCCGTTCTTGCGTGAGAGAGTGGTTCCGACCCAGGGCGGGTACGGTTTCGTGCTCGCGACGGAGTCCGAGACTGCACTGGGTCGCCCGGTGATGCTAACACAGCGCGACATTCGCGAGGTGCAACTCGCGACGGGAGCCATCGCTGCGGGCAGGCGCATACTGTGTCGTGAAGCGGGACTGGACGAGACGGACCTTCCCCGCGTCCTGGTGGCAGGCGCTTTCGGGAGTCACATAGATCCGGTTGCGGCCATGCGCATCGGGCTGCTACCCAGGGTACCCCTCGAACGGGTCGAGGGCGTGGGGAACGCGGCAGGTTACGGTGCGTGCATGATGGCGATGAACCGGGAGGCCGAGCGCCGTGGCCGCAAGATCGCCGCGAGCACGCGCTACGTGGAGTTCGCGCGGCAGCCCGACTTTCAAGACCTGTTCGTCGAGAGCATGCTGTTCCCGGGGGGTTAG
- a CDS encoding YHS domain-containing protein, which produces MPPICPVTGHRIEDVKAAPNSVYEGKRYYFQCPSCKAEFDRDPIKYTAGFDEKIAAAKKASDSSEESDESDKSDTSH; this is translated from the coding sequence ATGCCACCCATCTGCCCGGTGACGGGGCACCGTATCGAAGACGTGAAGGCTGCCCCGAACTCCGTATACGAGGGGAAGCGCTACTACTTTCAATGCCCGTCGTGCAAGGCGGAGTTCGACCGCGACCCCATCAAGTACACGGCTGGCTTCGACGAGAAAATAGCGGCTGCAAAGAAGGCGTCCGACTCTTCCGAAGAGTCGGACGAGTCGGATAAGTCCGACACCTCCCACTAA